The window AGGTCTCATTGGACTTGCGTAAACATCGCCGCATCCGTCTGAtaattttgatcatgaaaatcatgGAGTGAACTCCAGATTCAGATGTACTTGTTTGAAAAGCATTGTCAGTCCAGTGGATAGCTGTCCCTCCATGGCACTGATAGGTTATGTCTAAAGTTCACGGAGACTGGACATTCGGAGAAGGCGTCTTTTTTAAGTCTGTACTTTCCATGACGTTATGGAGCACTCTCATTACAATGTCTAGGGCTGCCTGGCTTTGCGGATAAAGTGATGCAGTAACATTCAGTGAATTGCTTTTCAACCTGGTGGGGACTTGTGATATGCATGAGCAGTCTCAGATTCTAATTGTTCAGGGCTTTTGTCATTGCGAGACACAGTGCATTTATCTTGCGGTTGTCTCCCAAAGGTATTTGAGTTCGCATGTTTGATCTACTtctcatcaaaatttcttcttcccaTGTATACACTTCTCTCCTCTGCTTGTTAGTTCTTCTCCTGCTCAGTAGTGAAATTACTTATGATTTGAGGTCTAAGAATTAGGCAATCAAAATGATATTATGAAagatcctatttttttttttttctgaagatTATAAAATTCTACTTAGAATGTCGTGTACGATTGCTACTCTTTTTGCTTATGATTTGGACGATGGAAGTAGTTGAACTGATATATCCTCCTCCTCTATGATTAAGGTTGCTACCAGCGGATGCTGGCAGTGAACTGTCTGGAATTTTTATGCGTAGTTCTGTTTCCCTTGTGATATCGTGTGtgcttcatttgatttttcatccATTCTACCGTAGAGATGGAGGAATTAATTGAACAACTTCGCTCCATTTACTATCTGTTGTGAAACTCTGGCTGCACTTCATTTGCATCTTTGCATTTTGGATTTCTCAATATGAAGTCATTTTGGTCAAACTCTTTCGCAGCGTCCTCTTCTAAGATAGCTTGATTCCCTCCTGCACATAAAGCTTCACAACCATGTAGGACTATCCAGTATTCTAGATAGTCTATAAGCGTCTTCTATGTCGGGCTAGTACAACTCCAGGGTACATGTAATAGTGTCTTAGGTTCCGAGACATTGAAATAGAGTAATCTCTCCCATTTCGTCATGATTGTAACCCTTCATTGGCTTTCACACTTTCAAATAACTCTTCTTTACTTATATCCAGTTGATCTTTGAAAAGTAATGATGTTAATTAATCAGATATGTTAAAGTGATTTCATGGTAATGACTTTCATTCTTTTCGTTAACGACTTGGTATATCACGGACGCGAATCATCCTGGTGTAAGTCCACGGATGCTTTGTTATGCAGGCCTAAGTGAATTGCGCTTGTGGTCCTTCGACCTTTTTATCTTTGCTTGTGTCAAGGACTTCTTGATATACTCTGATGGATTAATTTAAGCAGCGAACATAGTAAGAGCGACCGATTAGAATGATAGGCAGATGCAGCCATGGGCAATCGAATGAACCTCGACTTCATTACTTGAGGCAAAGTGCAAGGCCGTTGCATTGTGCAGGGACGGACGATGAACTTAAAAAAGGAACTGCATacactctctttttttttttttcggtgacCCAGGAACCCCATACACCGTTAGCGGCGAGTAAACTCTGGGGAGGACACGTGGAAACCACCACCACGTGCCCCCGGGCAAGGCCTCCAGCGATGCCCGGAATCAAATTGACCTTTTGTTCGACCTTTTGCGAGAGGAAGAGCGCTCGCTCAGCAACGCCACCTTGAGGGGTGGTCTGCATACACTCTTTTGGGATTCAAAGGAGTGAGGGAATTTCAAACCAATGGTGAACGGCTATCCAATCCCAGTTTTACTCTTTAATCAAGCCATGTAGAACAATCTGTAGGCCTCAAGAACTGCAGAGGCATGGCGAGCAACGCCACCTTGAGGGGTGGTCTGCATACACTCTTTTGGGATTCAAAGGAGTGAGGGAATTTCAAACCAATGGTGAACGGCTATCCAATCCCAGTTTTACTCTTTAATCAAGCCATGTAGAACAATCTGTAGGCCTCAAGAACTGCAGAGGCATGGCGAGAGTGCTCAACGGCTTCGGTGCCACCTTCGAGTGTATGAGCTCGAGTTACATTTCCTGCTTAGATCAGGTGAGTTCCGTACGAAGCTTACTCATCCGAACCATCCCCAAGGTACGAGGAAAGGACAGTAGAGCCAATCAATCTACGAATCAATTGCATGCCTCTCCATTGATCGGCTCAATGGCTGAGGGGGAACTTTAGGCTCGGCCGTCTCATGTCATGCCTACCCCTTGATCGGAACATCATCCTCAAATTGGAAGACTACCTCTAGGAACAAGCAACGAAAAGAATCGAATGAACTGAGAAAGTTCCCGATTTTTGTTTCGATCTGATCATACCAACCCAGAGAATAGCTGACAAGGAGCATTAGTCTATGTCATCGTCAACCCTCTACATAAAGACCAAAATCTGGCTCTGCTTGTCGATGATCAGATTCCTAAGAGCAGCCTCTGTTCTCCAATTCTAGCTACACATACAAGGCAAAGCGTAGTGTAAAATGTTATGTGGCTGGTTTTCTTCTCTCCGAGCTGCAAATTCTTCCGCTATTGCATTTGTCTCTCTTATTAGTTAGCAGAAGCGTCATCTCCTAAAGGCTGTCACTTTGGCACTCCTCAAATTTCTCCCAGAGAATCAAAGCTGTATATTTATTCTTTCTGACATCCTCATAATGTCGGAATAGATCCTGTCACCGCCAATCTCCTCGCCGGTGGCCCCTGCGGCAACCCTAAGGACGTCCTCGATGAAGGCCACATTGCCCATGATGTCGACATGGGCCCCACTTGCGGAACCTCGGCCCTCGAGCAGGCTCGCCGGGGGTCTATGCTGGTATTCTCTCACATACGTGGTGGCTCCAGAGGGGTTGAATCTCGTTTTCCCCCTCCACCCTCTGGCGCACATGAAGCCGGAGCTGAGGACGGGCACACTCTCATCACCATCCACAAAGTAGACTCCGCCTTTCAAGCAGCTGTCCTCATACCCCTCAGCCGTGCTGTCTATGCGGAAGGGAATGCTTTTGCATTTGCCTGTGGGCGACATCTTGTAGACATATGATCTTTCAGTGGGAATTCCGACTCCGTATAAGCAATATATTTCCATGTCAGGAGCACCTGGCAGCCTGAAATGGTATTATGTTCAATGGAACAGAAACTTAACGCTTCAAGCAAGAGAGCTCCTAAGATGATAGAATGTCCAATTATTGATACATACCGCATTTCGAGTGGGTTCGACCAGTACTTGTAGTGGTTGTATTTGGGGTCGTTGAGATCATCAGCTATCCCATGAGAGAAGTGAGCCTCTGCACGCTTCATCATTTTGGGGGCCACAAAACGTAGTAGATCGAGGAGAGTTTGAGAAGTGTACACTTTATTGTCTGCGACATCTCGAATGCTTTCTCTGCTGAGTTCGTTGTACTCGGTCCAAACCTCTTGACATGTCGAGTTAGATATGGTCGAGGGTTTTCCAAGTAAAAGCTCCTGCTTAGCATCGTTAGAGGAAATTAGCTACGCACGGTATAGCCTTGGCATAAGAGAAGAGTGTTCCAACTAGGGATAAGTGAAACTAATGATAAACAATCCTAGATTACATTTTTTGGCATGCAAACCAAGGAGACATCCTCTACTCCACTATATACTAAAGTTTCTCTAAGCTAAAGATTATGAGATTTAGGGACTTGTTACAACTCTACATCTTTTGAGGTGGCACATACGAATAAACACGATCTATGGAGACCCCAGGCAGTAAagtcataaaattgaaaatctagAGCACATGAACTAGAAATCGAGGAAAACAGTTATACCTTAAGATCAACACTTGGGAGCTGTGAAGAAGGTATATACGATGCCTCTTTGCCGAAAGAAATTATTCTTCCATACTTTGCAAGGTCTTTCATGGCACTGAAAGTTCTCTTTCCATTGGTGTGGTTTGAATTCTTGTTATTTCCAGAGGATTGCAGGGTTCTTCTCTTGGCCAGACTGCAACCATGCCCTTCTTCTGGAGACCAATCCAAGTCGCCCCAAATCGTCTCTCCTCCTTTAGGGACTAACGAGATAATCGAATCCCATGTTCTGGCAACTCGCATAGCAtgttccagagtctgaagcccAAGAATTTCAGAATCCAGAACCCCAGGATCCATTGATCTACAAAGGCATAAATCACAATGATCATAGTAATAACTTCATAGCGATCATTTATGGACGAAAAGGAATTGATGAACATTCAGTTTTCTTTAACTATTAGCAACTATCCCAATTAGTTCCCAGTCATTCATGAGTAAAGCTAGTACATGAAGTATGGTATTTACCTTAATGAGATTCGATATTCTATAGCAAAATGTTGTTTGATGCAAGTAAAAGCTGACCTGATGACGGCAACATCTTTGGCCTCAGAGGAGAGTATGTTACTAACTGCCTTTGGAACGCCGAGAAATGGTGGACCGATATTCATAATCGCTTTAATATGCGTGGCACACCAACCTGGTCCACCACCACCTCCCATTGGAGGAGGCAATTCGACCCACTTTAGAAAGTGAAGGAAATAGAGGACTCCCATTGAGTGAGGAACTACTACCACTTTCTTGCGACCATTAGTCAGATACATGAGCTCTATTGTACTCTTCAATCTGCTGAGAGCTTGATCTCTAGTCTGCACAAGATCCATTTAGGTGTCTTTGAACCTGCGAGACTTGCAATAACATCTTCTTCTACACTTTGCTAAGTAAGACAACAGCTCAGTGCTTCCCAAATGGAACAATGGGAGATGCAGACAACTATCTTTTGACTCTTGTTCAATGGACATGTACTTCGAAACCGTGGACATCTACTTCCAGTTATTATACCATGCCAAACCAGAGTAGATTGATAACTTTCTTATGGTAATGTCTTACTGCTCTGAACCAGCTTCAGtcatttttcgtttttttttagagagaagGGTTTTAACTATGCAATCGATCGGTCCCCAATTCTTACGCTCTGTTAATGGAACAACACTACTTGCATTAGCAATGACCGATGCACAGGGCCTGAATTATATCATATGCAGACTATTTTTCTGGGAGCATGGTACTGTGAGATGATGATACAATGATTAAAGATGCTTCATCCCCTGAATCTCAAGGAAATAGGTGAGACATTATTGGATGAACAAAGCAGAGTTAGACTACCTCTGTATTCTGGAATGATAATCTCCAGTCATAAGCAGCCATATGCATGTTCTTCTCCTCATAACCAATTTTAGCCAAATTCTGAATGAGGACAGCCCACACGAAATACCCAGGTGCAAAATAGTCTGCTGCAACCAGCCCTGGAACGGCCCGCACTCGAATCCCAGGGGGGTCGAGTCCAGTCTCATTGTCCAGTGAGAGGTGCTCCAACCAACACAGCGGCCTACATGAGCCATCACCAATCATGTAAGTTCGCAATCCATCCAAATTTatagattttttaatatttccggTCTTATAGTAGGTAATTGAGCCAGAATCAACTGAGATTGGCAATGATGAACACAAGCATACACCGAGATATatacaatatattaaaattttaaaattcgaagCACGAAAATGGAAATTCCAAAACCTATAAATCGAACACCTGTTATCTGAAACTGACATTGCTTCACATTATTGAATTTGCAATATTATGTGCCTTGACCATTAAAAGAAACACATTACATCCTATCAGTAAATACAAAATGCATCAAAGGCATGATCATAACATGGTAAAGCGAATTGTGTTTGCCTCAATCACCAACCTTTTGAGGATTTCGGTGAAGCTGCCTCCCCAGAGCCGTTTCCGGAATAGGCCCTCAGTGCAGGGCTTGCCTTCCCAGAGCTCGAGCCCGCCGGTCGAAATGCCAGGGACAAGAACCACCGGGTGGAGCGCTCGCACGCCCTCTCGGCCGAGCCGCGCCCCCGGCGACTCGGGCGGCTGAAACCCAGGCAATGCAGCCGGCAACGAGTAGTACAGGAACACCAGGAGCCACCAGACAGTGCACAAGCACCCAATCACCCAACAACACGAATCAATGCACCTCcattctttcatcttcttcttcccctccttcttcttcttcgtatCCTCATCGTCATCACGACCATTCTTTTGAACCGCATTCTCCACCTCAGAAACGGTTCTCTcttcctgctgctgctgctgctgctgctgcttctcaGCGTTCTTGATGGACTCAAAGGACTGGAACTTCACTGGCTCCACATAACAGAGTTTCCGGAGCCGAAGAACCGAACCCATTTTCGGGGGTCGGATAAAAATCGCTTATTTTggcaaagaaggaaaagatcaagaagaaCAGAGCATTGTGGGATCGCCGGGTACACAGCGAAGCGGAGCAAAAGAGGCGGTAAGAGGGTGATGAGCATATATCGGCATCGCCAAAAGGCGAAGGAAGACCACGTGGTGAGGAAGGGGGTGAAATGGGCTCGCTGCGTGTGCGCAAGGAAACATATACGTGACGgccagaggagagagagacagagacagagaggcagagagagagagagaatcgaatTAGAGTTTCAGCTCTGTCTAGCTAGTCTCATGCAAAGGTTGCAAGAGAAACTTGGTGGTGGGTTTCGGAGACAAATGTTGGGAGGCGAAACAGAGAGTCAGTGTGCTGTTCTTGAACCATCGAGACACGTGCTTACATGAGTTTGTGTAGATATATGTTCTGTCTGTATAATTGCCTTTATCTGGGTTAAGAAATAACCTCAGAAAATAACATCTTGACAACTGGTCATGTATATTCTCTCTCCATATATATgagatatatgtatatatgtaggTATGTATGAACGAGAATAAATCAATTCCTTCGGAGAATGCCGGTCTTGTTTGTTGATCTGCGACCCGTAAAATCCTTGagagatcaattttttttttttttttttgggggtctgGTTCTGGTCTCCGCTTTGATCTTTACAATTTGGCGGTCGCTTTTATCGAGCACGAGACTCTCATGGAAACATCCGGAGGGGATCGCCGGCTGGCGCTCCCCGAATTTCATTTTAGAAAAAGAGCATTGCGCCGGTGACCTTTACAATGTGCCGTTCTAATTTCATCGTATAACCCGCCaaggaaagcaaaagaaaagcacaaTCTTTCCCGACATGGAATTACTCAAAAAAACTTTCCTTTGTGCGTACTCCGAATTTTGGGATGAACACCCTTTTCATCATCGGACAATGGACTAAGGGATCATCTCTGGACGCAATAGGTAAAAGGTTGCGCGCAGCCCCTGCAACCCCCGAGCGCAGGGGCAGGGCCACGCACGCGCTACGAGAAAAGCACGCATTCCCAGAATTTTTCCTGCGCGAGTCCCTCGAAAGGAAGGAAGCCCATTTGCCAAAAAGGGAGGACCGAAGGTGCCTGGTCCAGATATCATCCCACAGGGCGCGAGCAAGGTGACGTGTAACGGCGCGAAGCTCGTTCTCGCACGGAACGGAGGGAGGGTGGAGAATGCAAAGCGAGGCACGGCGTTTGAGGAGATGATTGCGGGTTTGTGGTCATGGCAGAGATGGGCTTTTTGGCTTGATGGCGCACTCGCCTTGGAGCCTAGCGCCTTTTCTCTCTCTGCTGCTCCTGGTCTTGATGCAGAGGgaagaagacagagagagagagagaaagggaccGGGGAGCAACAACGTCTGCATAAGGGACTGAGCAGCGGAGATGTTGCTGGGAATGTTATGGCCAAGAGAAAGAGCAGGAGCGGCTTTCTCTTCTACCTTGTTGGATTCTATCATCTTGGGATGTGTTGGCTGAATATGTTGCCATTACCTCAACCCAGACAAGAACTCAGTAACTCTTTAgaaattgaggtatttgagtaTTTTCTGTTGACATATGATTCCTATTCCTATTGATAGGATGGCACGAGATCGTAATCCTCGACGAGCGTGTGGGGGTTCAAACCAGCGGATGGCAGGAGCAACATCCCGAACTGTCGGAGAGCTCTTATAATTTGAGTTGGTAATTTGACTTGAGTTCACGAATAGTTATTAAAGtatatataatcttttttcttttataatcgAGAGATGTAATAGAGAGGTGACAGTATCAATTATAGTGAAATCCTCTACCGGATGTATCCCTAATTTAAGAGTGAATTAGGATAAAATCTTGTATATTGAATTCTCTTTTTCACTCTTACTCTTTATTTTTCCGTGATTGTGCGTCGAAACCTCACATTTTAACCCTCATATCATAATTCCCACAATTCTGGTTCATGGAACCTAGGAAAGCTCCTCAATAACCCTCTCAAATTGCACAGTTTCCACATGCGGTGCCCTTAAAAGTATGGGAAAATAAAAACGTACGGAGCATTTTGGTTTCGAAAGCATCGCACTCGACTTGTGCGAGTCGAGCTGCGAGCATAATTGCATTACGTGCAAGTCCAGCCTAGTCACAACGGGCGTGTCTCTCTCCTCCCCATGTACTAAAGTATGTTCAGATTATTTGAGCACCCAAATAATTTTTGTCCAATATGTTACTTCTATTCGATGCGCACCTGGATTGGATTAAGGTCGCGTTTTCCTTCACTGTAGACATCACATTCTTCTCGTTTCACACGCGGCCGAAGTCCATGCTTATAATTCACCGACACGAGACGCCCTCttatttgaagggaaaaaaatatggTCCTTTTGGATGACTCGCGAGATATGCACGGCTGAGAATGAGTTCCCGGGAGTGCCTGTCCAAAGGTGACTTTCGAATTGAATTTGGTGGACCTGAACTCATTTGGGAAGTACATAAGCCCAGCATCAATGGGCCGATTTAGGAAACACGAGTTTAAATAGCCTGGGCATGGCCCGCGTCtcgaaaaaataaatgatttggaatacttttttaaataattgcttgaaataattagtcaataaaaaaatttcattatcaatGGCAAATtacatgtaaatattttttggagCGGTAAAAATACTTTGTgtacatttatttttgtaagagatACAAAcaatcacttttaaaaaaaaattaaaatcattcattttttagtGAGAACAAACAACGCCCGAACCCACCACGGTGGTGGCGCAGTTGGTTTGAGCAAGGGACCTCTCACGACAGGGCCTGCGTTCGAAACTCTGCGTCGTCGAGTTTAAGTACCAACCGGTCTTACCCGGAGCACGTGGGTGGTGGGGTCCTCACGTGTTCCCCTGGGGTTTACTCTCCACCGCGAAGCGGCAGGCAGAGGCTCCCcagggtcaccaaaaaaaaaaaacaaacaaacaacgCCCGAGTCTCGTGGAACTTCCCAACGTGCATTTTCGCGTCAATTTCTTGCATTTTCAACTAAAAGCATTTCGCCCCAACTAAAAGCTATAAAAGTTTCGAGTGGGTTGCGACGGAAGATAGtgtagagtaggattagagtagagatgaaaaaaaaaaaaaaaaaaagctaaaaaagataaaagtcgACGGAAGAAATTATGAACGATGGACCGATGATAGTAAACATATTGGACGCATGATACATGATGCTACATGAATCTTTCAGAAAATCAAGTGCCACCAAATCGAATCTGGGATCTAGCATTTTTATATTCATCCGTGACAATAGTGAGATATCTTATGTCTTCAGATTTGAGATCTATATATATCCAATTATAGAATTTACATTAATAAATCTAACATGCACCGCAGCCCACGTGAGAATGGAGATGAACAGCTCAGTCGGTGAgcaagaaaataacaaatcacatggcatctctctctctctctctctctctctctcaataattTCATGCCTGCCGTTCGCTCGCTGGCAGCGAAAGCGACGACTCTCGGGTCAATTCGCTTATTCGCCCCGGAAGCTTCCGCTCCCCCGTAACTTTCGGCTCGGCGTCGCCGCGTCCCATCGCGTTCCGACGTCATCGCCCCAGTTATTACAATCGTCGatttctacccaaaaaaaaaaaaaaaaaagaaattaattccaTTTCTTTCCACAAGTAATTCGTAATTTTTACATTACAAAAAGTAGGCAGATGCTCAAAGAATTCACCCCTATCCCGCCCTGCTCTACATCGGCCGTTCATTTATTAACCATTCCCATGCTAATCGGGGCAAAACAAGGCAGCCATGGCGGTATTGTCATCTTATAATGCTATCTATACGCTAATTCTTagtttttaaaatgaataattccTATTTAAGATATACAATTCGCACTAGATTATGAGAAAACGATGCATAACATTGCATGAATCTTCCGAGTTATCTCGAGTTAAGTATTTAAAATGTGCAGTCTTGAATAATGAATGTTCACGAGTAAATAGCATTACTTTAATTATTTCAATGGAGAGAAGATCTGCACAAAAAGAAGACAGATGATGGTCGGGCGCAATGATTTGATGAGCTTCCTTTTCCTCTAAACCTACATAATTACACATGGATAATGACATTCCAGAAGTTCCATTTGCGTATACTTCACTTACCCTAATTACATCGTACCTAACcctaataagagaaaaataaataaccaAGCAATCAGAACATATCACCCCGGTCATGTGGCCTTATAACACGACGAGTGGTGTTCGCGACCAGAAAAATCATCTAAATTTAGTCATTGAATTCAGTCATAATGAAATTCATATGATCATTCAAGTAAGTCACATCGATCAATTCAGTTTTTCAATTTGCTTTCCAAGTCAGCCTTTTGGAGCGTTGTACTAAGTCGGACTGGATTTTGAAGGATGTTGGACCCAATGAAAGGGACACAAAGttttaatattaattagaatatttattataattaaaagTGGATCCATCCAAAGGCTGGgcaaacaataaataaataattcaaccaaaaaatcaataaataatattaaaaataagaaaaataagaaaaataacaaataatctATGAATTTTAGTATAATGTGCAAtttaatcattatttttaaatttatttaatataacctctaaaattttgatatatttcaaaaataaattaaaatttcaagtacTACATTACGTATTAAgctaaaatttaataattatattgaataaattaaaattttaacgataaaattacattttaattaaaattcaggtacaatttgtgttattattatatatatccATCACCGTCTTACCCTTTCCCTCGCGTTCCCCAAAAATAAACACCGACATTTCATAAATACCGCTGTCCTCGCTTCACTCCCACCGCCCAACcatctcctcctctccctctctctccggCGAAAACGCGAAAACCGAACGGCTCCGAACGACTCATCGATCCGAGCTCCGGCCATTCTCGTCCCGGCAagcagcggcagcggcagccGTAGTCGGCGGAGGGATTCCTCTTCAAGCTCGAGGGCGATTGATCGAACGGTCGGTCCGGCATGGCGAGCGGCGTCGCGAGGGTAGATCTGGACGGGAGGCCGATCAAGCCGCTGACGATCTGCATGATCGGCGCCGGCGGCTTCATCGGCTCCCACCTCTGCGAGAAGCTCATGGCGGAGACGCCGCACCGGGTGCTGGCCCTCGACGTCTACAGCGACAAGATCAAGCACCTCCTCGAGCCCGGCACCCTCCCCTGGGCCGACCGCATCCAGTTCCACCGCCTCAACATCAAGCACGACTCCCGCCTCGAAGGCCTCATCAAGATGTCAGATCTGGTGAGTCTTACGCCGCCCCGCCCCTCGCCTCCGCTTCCGAGGATTCGCGTCGCTCTGTTCCGTGCGCGTGCGTTGCGTTGGTTCGTTGTTCTGCGTGTTGGCCTGTGCGATTGGTTCGGTATGCTCGGATTTGCGGCGAATTGGCTCTTCGAACGCTTCCTCGTTGCTGCATTGCCATATATGTTAATAATGCTTTGCGCTTGGAGCTGTTACGTTTCCTTGCACGCGAATCTCGCTGGATTATTTGTTTGTTCGTGCTTCAGATTTGTCGTCTGGCTGCGATCGAGTCGATTGTCGTGTTTACATTGCGCCTGATTTCATGTTTTATGTCGTGCAGACTATCAATCTGGCGGCGATCTGTACTCCTGCTGATTACAACACTCGTCCTCTCGACACCATATACAGCAATTTCATCGATGCGCTCCCCGTGGTACTGGATTTCTTTTTCACGGCTTGCGCCTTTTCGTCGATATTGGTCAATTTCTTTTTGATTGGATCTCCGTGACCCTCCGATAGGGACTCTTCTAGCGACGGGCCTCTTATGCAGATATGGATTTGATGTTGATGGTTTTGGTGTTGTTAGGTCAAGTACTGCTCAGAAAATGGCAAGCGTCTCATTCACTTTTCGACGTGTGAGGTGTATGGGAAGACCATCGGAAGCTTTCTTCCCAAGGAAAGCCCTCTCCGCCAGGTAAAACTTATGTTTCATTATCTCTATCTCACTTCTCCCCTGTCCATATTTGGTTATATGTTGACATCTGCTGCAGATTTTTCAGACAAACCTCTCAACAgaggaatagaaatgttatcTGGTGTTGTTTGACTATGTACCTGGCTGCACCTAAACTAGTTTCGATCTAGAATCTCCTTTCTGGTGATAATTCTAGATCGACACGATGGAAGATATTAAACCGTGTTGTATAACTGCAGAAAGTT of the Eucalyptus grandis isolate ANBG69807.140 chromosome 10, ASM1654582v1, whole genome shotgun sequence genome contains:
- the LOC104421248 gene encoding putative phospholipid:diacylglycerol acyltransferase 2, whose protein sequence is MGSVLRLRKLCYVEPVKFQSFESIKNAEKQQQQQQQQEERTVSEVENAVQKNGRDDDEDTKKKKEGKKKMKEWRCIDSCCWVIGCLCTVWWLLVFLYYSLPAALPGFQPPESPGARLGREGVRALHPVVLVPGISTGGLELWEGKPCTEGLFRKRLWGGSFTEILKRPLCWLEHLSLDNETGLDPPGIRVRAVPGLVAADYFAPGYFVWAVLIQNLAKIGYEEKNMHMAAYDWRLSFQNTETRDQALSRLKSTIELMYLTNGRKKVVVVPHSMGVLYFLHFLKWVELPPPMGGGGGPGWCATHIKAIMNIGPPFLGVPKAVSNILSSEAKDVAVIRSMDPGVLDSEILGLQTLEHAMRVARTWDSIISLVPKGGETIWGDLDWSPEEGHGCSLAKRRTLQSSGNNKNSNHTNGKRTFSAMKDLAKYGRIISFGKEASYIPSSQLPSVDLKELLLGKPSTISNSTCQEVWTEYNELSRESIRDVADNKVYTSQTLLDLLRFVAPKMMKRAEAHFSHGIADDLNDPKYNHYKYWSNPLEMRLPGAPDMEIYCLYGVGIPTERSYVYKMSPTGKCKSIPFRIDSTAEGYEDSCLKGGVYFVDGDESVPVLSSGFMCARGWRGKTRFNPSGATTYVREYQHRPPASLLEGRGSASGAHVDIMGNVAFIEDVLRVAAGATGEEIGGDRIYSDIMRMSERINIQL